In Eublepharis macularius isolate TG4126 chromosome 4, MPM_Emac_v1.0, whole genome shotgun sequence, the following are encoded in one genomic region:
- the PARP3 gene encoding protein mono-ADP-ribosyltransferase PARP3 isoform X2, with translation MLNQTNIGHNNNKFYIIQLIEQNGSYSCWNRWGRVGETGQSKLSHFPSLEAAQKDFEKKFREKTKNSWANRENFIAHDGKYTLIEVQQGDEEEQEVIVKVDTVDGVKLSKQNVRPCTLNKATQELVSLIFSNDMFKEAMQTMNIDVKKMPLGKLSKHQIAKGFEALEAIEAAIQKQPPSHKQLEELSSRFYTIIPHNFGRARPPPIATHEVLQAKKDMLLVLADIELAQSLQAQKKKDDEKEEELKVEEVPHPLDKDYGLLKCALTLVDPSSKDYELIETYVEKTGCSYQKLKVLNIWKVNREGEADRFTAHSQLENRRLLWHGTSIAVIAAILKSGLRIMPHSGGRVGKGLYFASENSKSACYVGTTSKQVGIMFLNEVALGKQYNIMHDDSSLRKPPDGYDSVLACGRTEPDPAKDKEIILDAKKVLIAQGKPIAVAKYQSSSFCQSEYLIYQENQCRIRYLIQLQF, from the exons GGGGAGACAGGACAGTCAAAACTCAGCCACTTTCCTTCCTTGGAAGCTGCCCAAAAGGACTTTGAGAAGAAGTTTCGGGAAAAGACAAAGAACAGTTGGGCCAACCGGGAGAACTTTATAGCCCATGATGGCAAGTACACCTTGATTGAAGTGCAACAAGGGGATGAAGAGGAGCAAGAGGTAATAGTGAAG GTGGACACTGTAGATGGGGTGAAGCTATCCAAACAAAATGTACGGCCGTGCACACTAAACAAGGCTACACAGGAATTAGTCTCGCTTATCTTCAGCAACGACATGTTTAAAGAAGCTATGCAGACCATGAATATAG ATGTGAAGAAGATGCCCTTGGGGAAACTGAGCAAGCACCAGATAGCCAAAGGTTTTGAAGCTTTGGAGGCCATTGAGGCAGCCATACAGAAGCAGCCACCATCCCACAAGCAGCTGGAGGAGCTCTCCTCTCGTTTCTACACAATCATCCCCCACAACTTTGGCCGTGCTCGGCCTCCACCCATCGCCACCCACGAGGTCCTCCAAGCCAAGAAGGATATGCTGTTG GTGCTGGCAGATATTGAACTGGCCCAGAGCTTACAGGCCCAGAAAAAGAAAGACGATGAAAAGGAAGAGGAGCTGAAGGTGGAGGAAGTGCCCCATCCATTGGACAAGGACTATGGGTTGTTAAAGTGTGCGCTTACCCTGGTGGACCCATCATCGAAGGATTATGAG CTGATTGAAACTTACGTAGAGAAGACTGGTTGTTCATATCAGAAACTCAAGGTCCTGAATATATGGAAAGTGAACAGAGAGGGTGAG GCTGATCGATTTACGGCTCACAGCCAGTTGGAGAACAGGCGCTTGCTGTGGCATGGCACCAGTATAGCTGTCATTGCTGCCATCCTGAAGAGTGGCTTACGCATCATGCCGCACTCTGGCGGACGTGTGGGCAAGGGCCTGTACTTTGCTTCTGAGAACAGCAAATCAGCATGTTATG TGGGCACCACTTCCAAGCAGGTGGGGATCATGTTTCTGAATGAGGTGGCCCTTGGCAAGCAATATAACATCATGCATGATGATTCTTCACTACGCAAGCCCCCAGATGGCTATGACAGTGTCTTGGCCTGTGGCAGGACTGAGCCAG ACCCTGCCAAAGATAAAGAGATAATCCTGGATGCGAAAAAAGTGCTGATAGCACAAGGAAAGCCCATTGCTGTGGCAAAGTATCAGAGCTCCAGCTTTTGCCAAAGTGAATACCTGATCTACCAGGAGAATCAGTGCCGCATCCGCTACCTTATCCAGCTCCAGTTCTAA